A window of Oryza glaberrima chromosome 2, OglaRS2, whole genome shotgun sequence genomic DNA:
AAGCCGAAAGAAGTTGAACAGAGCTCAAACTGAAAGGGAAATTCTGCAGCTTTTGGATCACCCATTCCTTCCAACTCTGTACACACACTTTGAGACTGACAGGTTCTCATGTCTGGTCATGGAATTCTGTCCGGGTGGTGATCTGCACACTCTGCGGCAACGGCAGCCACGAAAGTATTTCTCTGAATATGCAGCAAGGTGAATTTCTTGAGCAAATTTGCCTATGATTCTATGCCATTTATCTTGACATGTTAGTTAGCACTCCTTTAATGTTGGTATTCAAATTCAATGCCATCTTAACAACAGTTGTACCCATGATACATTAATTTTCTTGAactattaattgtttttttagtgATGGATATTTGAGAAATTGGCCTGCTGAAATATTCTCTCCAGACTAACAGCCATGGAGTACAGTACTACAGTATTTATGAACACAGGGTCCCTGATGTTTACACATCAATCTGCATTGATTGGGACATAGTATGCAATAGTACGTGCAGTATAGTTTTGGCATCCGATGGCATGACAATTTAGAATGCACAGCTGTGTTCTTCTGCTTGGTAACTTCTTgtgttgcaaacttgcaataaCTGCTAGTAATAATGCTTGGCATATACTCTGATTCTTGTCATCTTCTTTAACCATCCCATAGTACTGTCTGCTAGTTGAAGTACTGATAGGAATTGGAATGTGCAAAACTGATCAGGTTTTACGCCGCTGAGGTGCTCCTATCTCTGGAGTACCTGCACATGCTGGGCGTCGTCTACCGGGACCTGAAGCCGGAGAACGTCCTGGTGCGCGACGACGGCCACATCATGCTCTCCGACTTCGACCTCTCGCTGCGGTGTGCGGTGTCGCCGACGCTCATCAGAGCGTCGGCGTCCGACTCCGATCCCAGGAGAGCCGGCGGTTCGTTCTGCGTGCAGCCTGCTTGCATGGAGCCTTCTTCGGTGTGCATCCAGCCGGCGTGCTTCATGCCCAAGCTGTTCGGCCAGAGGAGCAAGAAGCAGGGCCGGAGGCCGAGGTCCGAGCTGGGGcagggcggtggcgccgccctgccggagctcgtcgccgagcCGACGTCGGCGCGGTCAATGTCCTTCGTGGGGACGCACGAGTACCTGGCGCCGGAGATCATCAAGGGGGAAGGCCACGGCAGCGCCGTGGACTGGTGGACGTTCGGCATCTTCCTCCACGAGCTCCTCTACGGCAAGACGCCGTTCAAGGGGTCGGGCAACCGCGCCACGCTGTTCAACGTGGTCGGGCAGCAGCTGCGGTTCCCGGagtcgccgtcgacgagctaCGCCGGGAGGGACCTCATCAGGGGCCTCCTGGTGAAAGAGCCGCAGCAGCGGCTCGGCGTGAAGCGTGGCGCCGCCGAGATCAAGCAGCACCCCTTCTTCGAGGGCGTCAACTGGGCGCTCATCCGGTGCAGCACGCCTCCCGAGGTGCCCAGGCATGTCGAGGCCGAGCTGCCGGCCAAGTACGGCGTGGCCGAgccggtggcgagcggcggcggcggcggcaagagggTGGTCGGCGCCGAGGTCAGGTCCGGCGGGAAATACCTCGACTTCGAATTCTTTTAGATTATGAATGAGTTGCTAAATGCCCAGTCTCACTAGTGTGTGCATTTTAGGTGTGGTGTCTCATTGTAGTTTTGCATGCAGTGTTCCTTCCTGGATCAATGTAACCAGTGTTAGATTTAGCGCGATTTTAGTGCGCAATGTATCCAACACTCTGGAACCCAGGGAAAGAAATATATCAGAACAATGGATTTCTCCAAATTATCTCACTGAATTATAACAGTACAATGAGCAAGCGCATGCACCAGCAGGCAGCAATGGGCAATCTTGCCATCTGTTACACTGTGATAATCTTTACATGACCATTTTGTTTGGAAGTACATCTTATGTGTTCATATTCTAAGAGTACCATGTCAGCTAACTTGTTACACTAGTTTttgtcccctcctcccccccccccccccccccccaacacaccCACCCACGCCCCGCAACTCCAAACCAGAGAAAATGGAAGGAGTAGAGCAATAAGTTATAGCTCGATATTGTTACACAAATGTGCATACATACACCAAATAAATGACGATTCAAGCCTAATCTCTGGTGGAATCTCCAGGCAACCGCTCATAGAGCCGATATATCAGCCGCGATTTTGTCATCTGAGGTTCCCTCTCGAGGACACATATTACATCCTTCATAGAAATAGTTCTTTGTGGTCCTTTTGGATGAGACGCTGCAAATGGACCCCTGCCTTGCCTGTTCATGCCTCCTGCAATAGCAATATGACATGGATACTGAAGTTGCAGCATTTTCTAGCATAATATGAAAGGGCGGAAAATAAATCAATGCAAGGTTGCTGATTTACCAGTTCCAAACGCTGCAGAATGGGTCCTCTTCGAAGCTTCGTGGTGATCTGTGGGACCTTTCCCAGCCATATGCGACCTGGAAGCTGTCCCGCGCTGTGAAGAAGCAGCCAGATCAAGGCCTTCGCGTTTCTGTCTAGCTTGTTCAGCCATCAGTTGCCATTTGGACAGCATATCACTTCCTCCAACAGCCTGTCGGGCGGCAACATTTGCAGCTGTTGTTCTCATCttgtcatcttcttctttgttGGGCTACAGGTAAAGCATATTAGGAAAACAAGGGCTGCCACCAAATCTAAATATCACATTAGTAAAGTTACCTTTGCATTCTTTGAACGAGTTTCCTCCTTTTCCTTGTCTAATTCCACAGTGCCACCGCCGTCAACCTGTGTGTAAGGATATGGTTAATTAGAATGACTAACTGCAACATCGCAACTTGATGGACCTTTCGTAACCATAAAAAATGTATGATCTTCAACAGTGAGAAGACAGAAATCTGCTACAGTCCCTTTTCATGTGAAGCTGCTTATAAACTGTTTCGTGTCAAAATTGAAAAtagaaatatattaattaaatcGTTCAGTTTTCCTTTGGGATAAGTTGTACAGGAGAGTGTGGGATGTGTGCGGGGTaggcatgcatgtgtgtgtgtgtgtgtgtgtgagagagagagagagagaggtgtttAGATATTTCAGTATAAAAATGGATAAAAGAAcaacaaataataattttgGACTTAGGACAGCATAAAGGTAGTGATAAATAACTGAAGATGGTGTGCCATAGTAATAACATGATAGTTCAACGGAACAAGCATGTCATGCAAAATTGTACACAAGCAAATAACATAGATATTATGGAACACCTCATTTTGTTTCTTGTTCTTGTCTGTTTCCTCTGCTTGTTTTTTATCCCATTCTTCCTTAGCTTTCTGGTTCATCCGCAAAATTTGCCGGCCAACATCTGATGTTATAACTAGTCGATGGCCAGACTTTTCTGTGTCAATTCTCTAGCAATAAGAAAATCATGGTTAGTACATCAAAATAACAACAATACCATAAATTTAGTAATTGAATGTTGTGTAAAATAACCTGCTTTGAAACTCTTATGAGAGTACTGATAAATCTTCGCAATCGCTCCTCCACGCACTGAAGGCATTTATGTTAGATATACTGCATTACTCTGAAAAAATTCTTAAGGACAATCATATGAATAGCTCACCATTGATAAACAATGCTCAACATCACCACCAATGCTCTTCAAATTGCATTTAGGAACTgtgaaaaatgtttcatcaGTTAGTATTGCTTCGATAGTATATATTGCCATGTAATATTGTTTTACAGTGTCAATATGAAATTCCAAGGTCCTAACCGATTGCTGCTAGTTTCTTCAGAAGTGGGCCTTTCTGCAGAAAAAGCTTGCCATCTTCTTCCTGTGCAATTTTCCTTGCTTCTTCTGAGGCCCAGCTCTCTTCCTTTGGGGCAGAGAGTagctgttcttcttcttcctgttAAAGTAAAACAGTGATGGAATATAAAGAGGATatacaaaaataaaacaaacatcaAATGAGAATCATAGAGGGAGATGCGTACCCTAAGATTAACACCACTAACAGCCGTGACATCATTTAGTTGATCGAAGCTTTGTTCTTGGAAGGTTCCAGAAGTCTTCTGCTTTTTGCTAGTGACAAAAAGGAAATCACCTTAGGATTATCCAAAAATTGAATGTACTGAACAATCTGCTAATGAAAGAGCATATGGGGTGAAATGAACTACAAAAACCTAGGAGGGGGTGGTGTAGAGCCTGATGTTTCCAATGACTTCTTCTGCCCAGCAGTTTTCTTGTTACTCTTTGCAGCGGGAGGTGTGGAAACGTTAGGGGGGCCCTGACAGTCCAGTCAGATAATTATACGTACAGCTACATGTGAGAAGGCATATAATAGTTTCATGGTTGCTGTGAACCTATTgaagtatatgcatgcatagcCATACAActggaaatcaaccaaatacaCTTTCAGCCATTTTCTGACTAAATCACATGTTACTCCTCAGAAATAAGGCCTTcacaaaattattttcataGGATAATAAGGccttcacaaaaaaaaaaaaagcactcaAGCCATCACCTGGTTGACCAGGATGCAGCAGAAAGTAGAGGAAACTGGAGTGAAATAGATTGAGAAAAGAGAAATGGCAGAAAAACAAAGATCCCAAAAGTTGTGACTAATGTTTAGCCCTCTCCATGAACCAATCCCCCATCCCCTATTTTTTGTGTCAGGTGTTAAGGCCCTGTCCAGACACAGGGACCCAGGTGAGGTGTCAGATGGTGGGGCAAGTGGCCACTACTTAGTAAACACCTTGATAACAATGAAATAACCCTGCATGTAACAGCGGGATGTACTACAGATGGCCACATTCTCAAAATGATAAGAGTGGTCGTATGAGCAAATAAAAAGGGCAATTACTGAGTGAATTTGTATGCAACTTAGTGTAACAGCAAAAATTAAAACTTCAAAACAGTGGAGGTTCTCTGTTCTGGTACTACATATTTCCATTCCTCCAAGATATTGATACAATCAAGTGCAGGCTATCCTAGGTAAGTTTGATCAATCTTCTACCTGAAGAATTATGGCATCAGATCTCACTAACATTGATCATTTCCGTTTATTATGGCGTTCATCAAAATTAATTGTGTTGAGtccaacaaaaactaattgTGATGGAATGCAAATAAACTTGTAGGAATTTTTTTATGCATGTAACTATCCCTTTGTAACATGGGGAATTGCATAAATGAAAATTATTGGTAATTCAGACTATTTAGATGGATCGAGGAATTGGGTTGCATATGAATCTGgaaatttgatttgaatatATCGTAAGACAGATAGGTGAGATGATGCAGGAATTGAATTACCTGCTTCCCTTGCGATTTCGTTGAAGAACCTCCAGTGCCAACTGCACGACCCTTACCTGTCCCCGAATCTTGCTTTGCATTACTCCTTGGATTAGAAGCATTAGTCTTCACATCCTTGTTCTGTTGCATTTGCTGCGCAGCTGCATTTTGTTGTGTCATTGGATGAGAAGGAAGAATCTCCATTTTTGCAGGATGCGAGGAAGGCCTTATTTCTGATTCTGAACTCAGTGAGCTAAGAGGTGTTGAACCACCGATTGGCCTAGTGTATGGCTGGTCAGGGCGATTAGTTGTTCCATATATTTGCTGTGAGGCTTGCTGGACTTGTGTGGGTTGCTGCTGTTTGTTCATTGTTTGTGCAGAAATTGCTGAGTTCATAACAGGAGGTCGGTTCGGCGTAACATGCATTCCCTTTGCATCTGGCCGTTGGATGGAATTATCAGGAGCAGTCATACTGCTCTGTACCTGAGTGCCAGATTGCACAAAGGTTTGGGATGAAGACAATGCTTGGTTTTTTTGGCCCTGATTAGGTGTGGTGGACACGTGAACTTGCTGATCATGTAATTGAGCCGAACCGCTGGAAGATACTTGGGATTGTAAAGAATACTGATTTGCATTAGCCTGCTGATTTGCATTTGCCTGGCCACTTCTCTGTGCCTGGGCTTGCAtctgaaaacaaattaaataaagaTATTTCCTACTCAGTAATCTCTCGTCCAACATGACAATTAAGAGTGACTTCACTTTCATCAAACTTGATTGATATTTATTAAACAGTTATCAGGGAAACAAATGGCAGCAATGAAGTTAACACAATCCGTTCACCTGTGCAAAAACTTTATGGGCTGCTTGCTTTAGCATTTGATCTCCAACGATGTTCCTGATAACTCTCAAGAAATCATCTTTATGAACTTCATTACGCTACAAACATAGAATGGTACAGCTGAGTTAGTTTCATTTCAGTGGAAATGGTGCAAACTCCATTTTAAATGATGAGGCATCTTTGCTAGCATTCATTTATctcaccctccccccccccccccccccccccccaaaaaaaaaaaaaaaaaaaaaaaagatcccaGGCGCCTCTTTTTTTCAAATGGATTAAAAATGGCAATAATTGGCtaggcttttgtttggtttACTACCAAAGTTGCATTTATGTAGTGTACTAAGCGAAataatttggcaatgccaattTTTCGGCCTCTTTCTTTTGGCTTGGTTGGGTTcggccacaaaccaaacaagccctaagtcCTAATTTTAGCAACAAATTTTAGAAGTCTAACAAAGATATTAACAACATAGAGGATATATAACTTTGAACAAATTAATAGATGTGCGAAGCAGGTTAACTTTGCTCCCCACTTCGCCTCAACAAGGCTGTGTAGTTTCCCTAGCCAATCAAATTGATGAAAAACAGCAGCTAACAACAGAGGAGTGAGACAAAAGCGCACCCTAAGTTTTGCCCACACAGTTTGAAGCTGCATATCCTTGTCTCTGTCAAGATGAGCCTGTAGGATTGGAATCAACATATTAAATGGTATAGACGGTTGGTATCCCCGCTTCCTTGCGTCCTGTGCACCAGGTGGTGCTTGCTGACCGACCATCTGTTTTACATGCTGCTGCTCTCCTGAAGTCTGACCCACATCCACCTTGGGGCCTGTGAAATTCTGTAGACCAGCATAGCCTGTTTCCTTTTCAGCGAACTGGAAGCTGTTTGGCTCTGCCTGTTTCAGATGGTTTTCAGAATGTGGTGGTTCTTGTTCTGGCTGGTGATCGTGTTCCGTTAATTGGGTAGACAT
This region includes:
- the LOC127761200 gene encoding serine/threonine-protein kinase D6PK-like — its product is MMEVADKIVEPKGPLVATAQLPNNVELLKSVVLNPSREGGSSQEQYEKDLLAEGEESFRSEESSDEGGRSSFSGVSHPPEPIDVDLMSTVYVAIDEEKPEPPECLMRGLSVKGASMEDLSVHAMDAKPDVIVCTVNVNGLVEERKVHCAVVAPDAVEAVSSTQASEEKDCVWDASFPPSGNVSPHSSSDSTGAVAATSIRGSSTSTCRSGVLTSESILTVEKTCESAKDSARGNSMESTKTSMSRASDSSGVSDDSNWSNITGSANKPHKGNDPRWRAILAVRGRGNVLGMSHFRLLKRLGCGDIGSVYLSELSGTRCYFAMKVMDKASLASRKKLNRAQTEREILQLLDHPFLPTLYTHFETDRFSCLVMEFCPGGDLHTLRQRQPRKYFSEYAARFYAAEVLLSLEYLHMLGVVYRDLKPENVLVRDDGHIMLSDFDLSLRCAVSPTLIRASASDSDPRRAGGSFCVQPACMEPSSVCIQPACFMPKLFGQRSKKQGRRPRSELGQGGGAALPELVAEPTSARSMSFVGTHEYLAPEIIKGEGHGSAVDWWTFGIFLHELLYGKTPFKGSGNRATLFNVVGQQLRFPESPSTSYAGRDLIRGLLVKEPQQRLGVKRGAAEIKQHPFFEGVNWALIRCSTPPEVPRHVEAELPAKYGVAEPVASGGGGGKRVVGAEVRSGGKYLDFEFF
- the LOC127761201 gene encoding transcription initiation factor TFIID subunit 4b-like, with protein sequence MSTQLTEHDHQPEQEPPHSENHLKQAEPNSFQFAEKETGYAGLQNFTGPKVDVGQTSGEQQHVKQMVGQQAPPGAQDARKRGYQPSIPFNMLIPILQAHLDRDKDMQLQTVWAKLRRNEVHKDDFLRVIRNIVGDQMLKQAAHKVFAQMQAQAQRSGQANANQQANANQYSLQSQVSSSGSAQLHDQQVHVSTTPNQGQKNQALSSSQTFVQSGTQVQSSMTAPDNSIQRPDAKGMHVTPNRPPVMNSAISAQTMNKQQQPTQVQQASQQIYGTTNRPDQPYTRPIGGSTPLSSLSSESEIRPSSHPAKMEILPSHPMTQQNAAAQQMQQNKDVKTNASNPRSNAKQDSGTGKGRAVGTGGSSTKSQGKQGPPNVSTPPAAKSNKKTAGQKKSLETSGSTPPPPSKKQKTSGTFQEQSFDQLNDVTAVSGVNLREEEEQLLSAPKEESWASEEARKIAQEEDGKLFLQKGPLLKKLAAIVPKCNLKSIGGDVEHCLSMCVEERLRRFISTLIRVSKQRIDTEKSGHRLVITSDVGRQILRMNQKAKEEWDKKQAEETDKNKKQNEVDGGGTVELDKEKEETRSKNAKPNKEEDDKMRTTAANVAARQAVGGSDMLSKWQLMAEQARQKREGLDLAASSQRGTASRSHMAGKGPTDHHEASKRTHSAAFGTGGMNRQGRGPFAASHPKGPQRTISMKDVICVLEREPQMTKSRLIYRLYERLPGDSTRD